Proteins encoded together in one Carya illinoinensis cultivar Pawnee chromosome 3, C.illinoinensisPawnee_v1, whole genome shotgun sequence window:
- the LOC122304767 gene encoding uncharacterized protein LOC122304767 has product MESVRRKVGYECCFAVSCEGRSGGLAILWQKETKLSIQSFSKNHIDARIYSEEADRQWHFTGVYGHPKTELRQETWSMIKTLKGVDTDPWLVCGDFNEVLCWQEKRGGKGRPERQMKAFRQLIDDCSLIDFGEKRSTRGKLFRFKAMWAEDEDCERVVADSWKSRIGDNPMNRFKTQVEACSQSLTRWNKIKFGRVQKKIQQARDHLQQVQDRDPYHIQVELHQEARNQLQIWLEREEILWHQRAKSLWLQGGDQNTEYFHQKASLKRSKKWIKGLKDESGEWQAGQGRDAVIMNYFKNLFSATSQNPNLEFLVGMEGRVTEEMNKDLLKEFKREEKYWHLVGKSTTDAVMQALQSGTLPLTINHTFITLIPKKKKPEKITEFRPISLCNVVYKLISKVLANRLKPILNQVISSSQSAFVPGRRQGKEGYMSIKLDISKAYDRLEWGYLEAVMSRMGFHSRWTQLVMMCVKIVSFSVLINGEPKGPIHPSRGIRQGDPLSPYLFLIGTEGLISLLKQAELSRSIAGVRICRGAPRISHLLFADDSVLFCKANRTENNHIQQLLEWYEEASGQKVNKDKTSMIFSRNVDSNQQRELMSLWGVQHFQQYDKYLGLPPLVGRSKTRAFSDIKHKVWTKLQNWKEKLLSQGEGNGTLHPNLHYELL; this is encoded by the exons ATGGAGTCTGTAAGAAGAAAGGTGGGGTATGAGTGCTGTTTTGCAGTGAGTTGTGAAGGGAGGAGTGGGGGGTTGGCAATTTTGTGGCAAAAGGAAACTAAACTTAGTATACAAAGTTTCTCAAAGAACCATATAGATGCTAGGATCTATAGTGAAGAGGCTGATAGACAGTGGCACTTTACTGGTGTGTATGGCCATCCTAAGACTGAACTGAGGCAGGAAACGTGGAGTATGATTAAAACCTTGAAGGGAGTAGACACTGATCCTTGGTTGGTatgtggggattttaatgaggtgCTATGTTGGCAGGAGAAGAGGGGTGGCAAAGGTAGACCTGAACGACAAATGAAAGCATTCAGACAGCTTATAGATGACTGCTCATTAATTGACTTTGG TGAAAAGAGAAGCACAAGAGGCAAACTGTTTAGGTTCAAGGCCATGTGGGCTGAGGATGAGGATTGTGAGAGAGTTGTAGCTGACTCATGGAAGAGTAGAATAGGTGATAACCCTATGAACAGATTCAAGACACAAGTTGAGGCCTGTTCTCAAAGCTTAACACGCTGGAACAAGATCAAGTTTGGAAGAGTGCAGAAGAAGATACAACAGGCTAGGGACCACTTACAGCAGGTGCAGGATAGAGACCCCTACCATATCCAAGTGGAACTGCACCAAGAGGCACGAAACCAGCTGCAAATCTGGTTGGAAAGGGAGGAGATTTTATGGCACCAGAGAGCTAAGTCACTGTGGTTGCAAGGGGGTGATCAGAATACAGAGTACTTTCACCAGAAGGCTTCCTTGAAAAGATCTAAAAAGTGGATAAAGGGCTTAAAGGATGAATCAGGTGAATGGCAAGCTGGACAAGGAAGGGATGCAGTGATCATGAACTATTTCAAGAATCTATTTTCAGCAACTTCTCAGAATCCTAACTTAGAATTCTTAGTTGGCATGGAGGGTAGAGTGACTGAGGAGATGAATAAGGACCTGTTGAAAGAATTCAAAAGAGAAGAA AAGTACTGGCATTTAGTTGGGAAGTCCACGACTGATGCTGTGATGCAGGCCCTACAAAGTGGTACCCTCCCACTTACCATCAACCATACTTTCATCACTCTAatcccaaagaagaagaagcctgAAAAGATTACTGAATTCAGGCCAATTAGCTTATGTAATGTGGTATACAAACTGATTTCGAAGGTCCTGGCTAATAGACTCAAACCAATTCTGAATCAAGTTATTTCAAGctctcaaagtgcttttgtccctGGAAG AAGACAAGGAAAGGAAGGATACATGTCTATTAAACTAGATAttagcaaggcctatgataggctTGAATGGGGGTATTTGGAGGCAGTGATGAGTAGAATGGGGTTTCACTCGAGGTGGACTCAACTAGTCATGATGTGTGTCAAGATAGTCTCTTTCTCAGTTTTAATAAATGGAGAACCAAAGGGCCCTATCCATCCCTCTCGAGGCATAAGGCAAGGAGACCCTCTGTCTCCTTACCTTTTTCTCATAGGAACTGAAGGACTAATAAGTCTCTTGAAACAAGCAGAGCTGTCCAGGAGCATAGCTGGGGTCAGAATATGTAGAGGGGCACCAAGGATATCGCATTTGTTGTTTGCAGACGACAGTGTACTTTTCTGCAAAGCCAATAGGACAGAGAACAACCACATACAGCAGCTACTTGAGTGGTATGAAGAGGCTTCAGGGCAAAAAGTAAACAAAGATAAAACTTCCATGATCTTCAGCAGGAATGTAGACTCTAACCAACAGAGGGAGTTAATGAGCTTGTGGGGGGTCCAACACTTTCAGCAATACGATAAATACCTGGGCCTACCTCCTCTAGTGGGTAGATCAAAGACAAGAGCATTTTCAGACATCAAGCACAAGGTATGGACTAAGCTACAGAACTGGAAAGAGAAACTGTTGTCTCAGGGGGAAGGCAATGGCACTCTCCATCCCAACCTACACTATGAGCTGCTTTAA